In Primulina eburnea isolate SZY01 chromosome 5, ASM2296580v1, whole genome shotgun sequence, a single window of DNA contains:
- the LOC140831463 gene encoding uncharacterized protein, with protein sequence MQTTIQGQVQERVQGTTNSSENGAYDRFRRMNPPDFIGGPDPLEKVDCAVFMLIKAARIWWEATKVTVNVKELKWNEFKDLFHTKYFSKEIKAKKVKEFLELRQASLSVAEYILKFEEGCVFVPFIAENDKDKGEHFIRGLKPEIIRDVHMSKVVTYQEIVERALLAEHDEQEIEKERQLRRQVFQARGQGSSVNFRGGHKGKGKMEQRSRLPLPPTDSERPLCPKCGKPHKGECLIGSGSCYRYKEMGHTVYNCPLSVGKGKVQGRIFTMTKEGANPDASVISGNIFILGKEALTLIDTGATHSFISEEFMHTISVEPTMVPVEFNIVLPSGEEIWTNGIFEACPVLMGSRLLYADLIVIPMVAFDVILGMDWLSAYCAVIDCVSKTVKFLADNYEKDLFVGVTSSLSIPIISCLQATKLLHKGCVGYLASVLDTRKDSRIELQDIDVVQDYPDVFEEDVPGLPPDREVEFVIDLIPVTAPISKAPYRLTREFHRDHLRIVLQLLREKQLYAKFKKCEFWLEQVAFLGHIVSKEGISVDSSKIESIKQWSIPKTVSEVRSFLGLAGYYRRFIENFSKIALPLTSLTRTSVKFEWTIACQQAFQELKDKLTSAPVLVLSCGTEDFVVYSDASKLGLGAVLMQHGKEQQSDVWLLELKRNNELTGVSEFGLNRDGLMTFRDRLTKSSHFLPVKTTYSMNQYAEVYIQEIVRLHGIPVSIVSDRDPRFTSEFWKSLHRALGTKLAFSTAYHPQSDGQSERVIQILEDMLRACTIDFPGSWDSKLPLVEFTYNNSYQSSIGITPYEALYGRKCRSPLYWEEVGERKMLGPELVQQTAEVVALIQERMKAAQSRQKSYADVRRWPLAFEVGDHVFIKIASSKEL encoded by the exons ATGCAAACAACGATCCAAGGTCAAGTTCAAGAAAGAGTTCAAGGCACGACAAACAGTTCTGAAAATGGTGCTTATGATCGTTTCAGGCGGATGAACCCTCCTGATTTTATTGGTGGTCCTGATCCATTA GAAAAGGTTGATTGTGCTGTGTTTATGTTGATCAAGGCTGCTCGTATTTGGTGGGAAGCCACCAAAGTGACTGTTAATGTTAAAGAACTGAAGTGGAACGAGTTTAAAGATTTATTTCAtaccaaatatttttcaaaggaAATTAAGGCCAAGAAGGTGAAAGAATTTCTTGAGTTAAGACAGGCTTCTTTGTCTGTTGCTGAGTACATACTGAAATTTGAAGAAGGTTGTGTATTTGTTCCGTTTATTGCCGAGAatgacaaggataaaggtgaACACTTTATTCGTGGGCTGAAGCCCGAAATTATAAGGGATGTGCATATGTCCAAGGTGGTGACATATCAAGAAATTGTGGAGAGAGCCTTACTTGCTGAACATGATGAACAAGAGATAGAGAAGGAAAGGCAGTTGAGGAGACAAGTTTTTCAAGCAAGAGGTCAGGGTTCAAGTGTAAATTTTCGAGGAGGTCATAAAGGCAAAGGCAAGATGGAGCAGCGTAGTAGGCTTCCTTTGCCTCCTACAGATAGTGAACGaccattgtgtcccaagtgtggaaAGCCACACAAAGGAGAATGTTTAATCGGAAGCGGTAGTTGCTATAGATATAAGGAAATGGGACACACAGTATATAATTGTCCTCTTTCGGTTGGAAAAGGAAAAGTTCAAGGCAGAATCTTTACGATGACAAAAGAGGGCGCAAATCCTGATGCTTCAGTCATATCAGGTAATATTTTCATTTTGGGCAAAGAAGCACTTACCttaattgatactggtgcaacacattcttttatatctGAGGAGTTTATGCATACTATATCTGTTGAACCTACTATGGTGCCTGTTGAATTTAATATTGTGTTGCCTTCTGGAGAAGAAATTTGGACAAATGGTATATTTGAAGCTTGTCCTGTGTTGATGGGATCAAGATTgttgtatgcagatttaatAGTAATTccaatggttgcatttgatgtgatattgggtATGGATTGGTTGTCTGCTTACTGTGCTGTGATTGATTGTGTTAGTAAGACAGTAAAATTTCTAGCAGATAATTATGAGAAGGATTTATTTGTGGGTGTTACCTCTTCATTAAGTATCCCTATTATTTCTTGCCTTCAAGCCACTAAATTGTTGCACAAAGGCTGTGTTGGTTACTTAGCTTCAGTTTTGGATACAAGAAAGGATAGTAGAATAGAGTTACAGGACATTGATGTGGTTCAGGATTAtcctgatgtatttgaggagGATGTACCTGGATTACCACCTGATCGAGaagtagagtttgttattgatttaattcCAGTTACAGCCCCAATTTCTAAGGCTCCATACAGATTG ACACGAGAATTTCATAGAGATcatttgaggattgtgttgcaatTGTTGAGGGAAAAACAATTATATGCAAAgttcaagaaatgtgaattttggttagaaCAAGTGGCATTTTTGGGCCATATTGTTTCTAAGGAAGGAATCTCTGTAGATTCTTCTAAGATTGAGTCTATTAAGCAATGGTCCATTCCAAAGACAGTTTCAGAGGTGaggagttttctgggtttagcaggatattatcgaagATTTATAGAAAACTTCTCAAAGATAGCATTGCCATTGACGAGTTTAACTCGTACGTCAGTCAAGTTTGAGTGGACTATAGCATGTCAACaagcatttcaagagttgaaagataagttgacttcTGCCCCTGTGTTAGTACTTTCTTGTGGTACTgaagattttgttgtctattCAGATGCTTCAAAATTGGGGTTAGGTGCTGtactgatgcagcatgggaaa GAACAACAGTCCGATGTTTGGTTATTGGAGTTAAAAAGGAATAATGAATTAACAGGAGTTTCTGAATTTGGATTGAATCGTGATGGTTTGATGACCTTTCGAG atcgattgaccaagtcatcgCATTTTCTTCCTGTCAAGACAACATATTCTATGAATCAATATGCCGAggtatatattcaagaaattgtgagacttcatggtatACCGGTATCTATAgtgtcagatcgtgatccaaggTTTACATCAGAGTTTTGGAAAAGTTTACATCGAGCTTTGGGCACGAAGTTAGCCTTTAGCACAGCCTACCATCCTCAAAGCGACGGGCAATCAGAAAGGGTTATTcaaattcttgaggatatgttaagAGCTTGCACAATTGATTTCCCTGGGAGttgggattccaagttgccaTTGGTTGAATTCACGTATAATAATAGTTACCAGTCTTCCATTGGCATAACACCTTATGAAGCCTTATATGGtagaaagtgtagatctcctttgTATTGGGAAGAGGTAggtgaaagaaagatgttgggccctgagttggttcaacaaacagcagaagTTGTGGCGTTAATTCAAGaaagaatgaaggcagctcagtctagacagaaaagttatgcTGATGTGAGAAGATGGCCTTTGGCATTCGAGGTTGGTGATCAtgtttttatcaagatagcTTCCTCAAAGgagttatga
- the LOC140833138 gene encoding mitochondrial thiamine diphosphate carrier 2-like has product MEDRGKLKGPLIHATAGAISGAVSRTVTSPLDVIKIRFQVQLEPTSQWAVLRRDANGPSKYTGMLQATKDIFREEGLRGFWRGNVPALLMVMPYTAIQFAVLHKVKTLVSGSSKSEDHINLSPYLSFVSGGFAGCAATVGSYPFDLLRTVLASQGEPKVYPNMRAAFVGILETRGIRGLYAGLTPTLIEIVPYAGLHFGTYDTFKRWTMAWNHDRSYTRQTDDSLTGFQLFVCGLAAGTCAKTVCHPLDVVKKRFQIEGLRRDPRYGAGVKHHAYRNMYHALKQILHAEGWAGLYKGITPSVVKAAPASAVTFVAYEFSSDWLQSLLS; this is encoded by the exons ATGGAAGATCGGGGGAAGCTGAAAGGGCCTTTGATTCATGCCACCGCGGGTGCAATATCAGGTGCTGTATCAAGAACTGTCACGTCTCCACTGGATGTAATTAAAATCAGATTTCAG GTTCAGCTGGAACCCACTTCACAGTGGGCTGTACTTCGCCGAGATGCAAATGGTCCATCAAAATATACTGGGATGCTGCAAGCGACCAAGGACATATTTAGGGAGGAAGGTTTACGG GGGTTTTGGAGGGGAAATGTTCCAGCCCTACTGATGGTTATGCCATATACAGCTATTCAATTTGCTGTTTTGCACAAAGTGAAAACTTTAGTTTCTGGTTCTTCGAAGTCAG AAGATCACATTAATTTAAGCCCATACCTTTCATTTGTTAGCGGGGGATTCGCAGGCTGTGCTGCTACTGTAGGTTCTTATCCATTTGATCTTCTAAGAACCGTTCTAGCTTCACAGGGAGAGCCAAAG GTTTACCCTAACATGCGGGCTGCATTTGTTGGCATACTTGAAACTCGGGGCATTCGAGGTTTGTATGCTGGATTGACACCTACACTGATTGAGATAGTTCCTTATGCTGGTTTGCATTTCGGAACCTATGATACATTCAAACGGTGGACAATG GCTTGGAACCACGACCGATCTTATACAAGACAAACTGATGATTCCCTCACTGGCTTCCAGCTATTTGTTTGTGGCTTGGCTGCTGGAACATGCGCTAAAACTGTGTGCCATCCCCTTGATGTTGTTAAGAAAAGATTTCAG ATAGAAGGACTGCGAAGGGATCCCAGATATGGAGCTGGAGTAAAGCATCACGCGTACAGAAATATGTATCATGCTCTCAAGCAAATTTTGCATGCAGAGGGTTGGGCCGGTCTTTATAAGGGCATCACCCCATCTGTTGTCAAAGCAGCGCCTGCCAGTGCTGTAACTTTTGTTGCTTATGAATTTTCATCGGACTGGCTGCAGTCCCTTTTGAGTTGA
- the LOC140833137 gene encoding uncharacterized protein: MASDHLDQNRACSDKTHDVQLHPLNFEDFGETETLPRISSNSADSCDEFGEPDILPRIGDQYQVQIPDLIGASSYISQNTLIGSRVPSTSTDQVTNEVKIETCSEQKNVIKSETDSNCDILNIGNNTLYHPKNPIGKSHDLSSIEKLRQCGDQGDLMAPGLSSEYWSDAEKAGFLLGLYAFEKNFVEVRRFIETKEMGVILSFYYGEFYGTNVYRKWSESRKTKSKKCVYGRKIFSGLRQQELLSRILPGLSEECQSALLEVCKRFGDEKMSLAEYVTSLKAMVGMGALVEAVGIGTGKQDLTRMAMEPSRSNQAVQMRPEIPTGKACSSLTTDEIIKFLSGDYRLSKARSNDLFWEAIWPRLLARGWHSEQPKDQVYTVGSKHCLVFLVPGVQKFSRRTLVKGDHYFDSVTDVLSKVAKEPELIELHTEEDGNNKDQEDHKCTSGMEVEEDDSDQSSRQRHFYLQPRTPIRNSGAIKFTVVDTSLSDGKVREIRSLPTELSNILTYGKRTTVMDEDSSDESAYESETISNVLLNASVVDKVGVRSNKSGAEMLPSKKDHVGGTMHRDSHDVSSDISLISLKRKKNLRENKESRKIVAPVLSRKLKKGNKPYTAPTTKQCRKLISGCREETRDHMTLTLASTRLDNEISSCCSGIHDSTENFSSETGPCQNKLASTASRNGSANENLECNPNTSIHSTEFALVNPHSQTLIDLNLPQVFPDLENGVFTTESSKEQDNCIHKTDEQRLPKVSLIQATSEQQSTVNSLRHGTRNRPPTTKALEARANGYLTVNRRRKSKDTGWQEDPSSRPLQRNCVMVGHDESSACIFGNSQSEKAENGALDSGNCNMLGKLQTQPVANEESVEDKLARNSSHGN, translated from the exons ATGGCATCAGATCATCTAGATCAAAATAGAGCTTGTTCTGATAAGACGCACGATGTGCAGTTGCATCCATTAAATTTTGAAGACTTCGGTGAGACGGAGACCTTACCTCGAATTTCATCTAATTCTGCTGACTCATGTGACGAATTTGGGGAGCCAGATATTCTTCCTCGAATTGGAGATCAGTATCAAGTTCAAATTCCAGATCTTATTGGAGCTTCCAGTTATATCTCTCAAAATACCTTGATTGGCTCGCGAGTTCCTTCAACATCCACTGATCAGGTGACGAACGAAGTCAAAATAGAGACTTGTTCAGAACAGAAGaatgtcattaaaagtgagaCTGATTCAAATTGCGACATCTTAAATATCGGTAATAATACTTTATATCATCCAAAGAATCCTATAGGGAAGTCACATGACCTATCATCTATAGAGAAATTACGTCAGTGCGGTGATCAAGGGGATCTCATGGCTCCTGGATTATCAAGTGAATATTGGAGTGATGCTGAAAAGGCTGGGTTTCTTCTTGGTCTATATGCGTTTGAGAAGAATTTTGTTGAGGTGAGGCGGTTCATTGAAACAAAAGAAATGGGTGTGATACTATCATTTTATTATGGGGAATTTTATGGTACCAATGTCTACCGTAAATGGTCGGAAAGCCGAAAGACAAAAAGCAAGAAATGTGTTTATGGCCGGAAGATATTTTCTGGATTGAGGCAGCAGGAGCTGCTATCTCGTATACTTCCTGGTTTGTCTGAAGAATGTCAAAGCGCCTTATTGGAG GTGTGTAAGAGATTTGGGGATGAAAAAATGTCACTAGCCGAGTATGTTACTTCTTTGAAGGCCATGGTTGGTATGGGTGCTCTTGTGGAAGCTGTTGGGATTGGTACAGGAAAACAAGATCTTACAAGAATGGCCATGGAACCTTCAAGGTCCAATCAAGCTGTCCAAATGCGGCCGGAGATACCTACTGGAAAAGCATGTTCCTCTCTAACAACCGATGAAATCATTAAATTCCTAAGCGGAGACTACAGATTGAGCAAAGCTCGGTCAAACGATTTGTTCTGGGAAGCAATTTGGCCACGTTTGTTGGCGAGAGGTTGGCACTCGGAGCAGCCTAAAGATCAGGTATATACTGTTGGTTCTAAGCATTGTTTGGTTTTCCTTGTACCTGGTGTTCAGAAATTCTCAAGAAGGACACTTGTGAAAGGAGATCACTATTTTGACTCGGTGACTGACGTTTTAAGTAAAGTTGCTAAAGAGCCAGAGTTAATTGAGCTCCACACTGAAGAAGATGGCAATAACAAGGACCAAGAAGATCATAAATGCACTAGTGGAATGGAGGTGGAAGAAGATGATAGTGATCAGTCTTCAAGACAAAGGCATTTTTATCTCCAACCTCGAACTCCTATTCGTAATTCTGGTGCGATCAAGTTTACTGTTGTAGATACAAGCCTCTCTGATGGAAAAGTAAGAGAAATAAGAAGCCTTCCGACTGAACTTTCTAATATTTTGACTTACGGGAAACGAACAACTGTTATGGATGAGGATTCCTCTGATGAGAGTGCATATGAATCTGAAACTATCAGCAATGTTTTGCTTAATGCATCTGTGGTGGATAAGGTTGGTGTCAGATCAAATAAATCTGGTGCAGAAATGCTGCCTAGCAAGAAAGATCATGTAGGTGGTACAATGCATCGGGATTCTCATGATGTTTCTAGCGATATCTCTCTCATTAGCCTGAAGAGAAAGAAGAATTTACGTGAGAATAAGGAATCAAGAAAGATAGTGGCACCCGTGTTGAGCCGGAAGCTGAAGAAAGGAAATAAGCCATATACGGCTCCCACCACAAAACAGTGTAGGAAATTAATTTCTGGTTGTCGCGAGGAAACTCGAGACCATATGACACTTACTTTGGCATCCACCAGATTGGATAATGAGATTTCGAGTTGCTGCTCAGGGATTCACGACTCTACTGAGAATTTTTCTTCTGAGACGGGACCATGTCAGAATAAGTTGGCATCCACCGCTTCACGAAATGGTAGTGCCAATGAGAATTTAGAATGTAATCCTAATACCTCTATTCACTCGACAGAATTTGCTCTAGTGAACCCGCATTCTCAGACGTTGATCGACCTTAACTTGCCTCAAGTTTTCCCGGACTTAGAGAATGGTGTCTTCACTACTGAGTCAAGTAAAGAGCAAGATAACTGTATACACAAGACAGATGAACAACGTTTACCAAAGGTGTCCCTTATCCAGGCCACTTCTGAGCAGCAGTCAACAGTGAATTCTCTGAGACATGGCACAAGGAACCGACCTCCAACAACTAAAGCTCTGGAAGCTCGAGCGAATGGATATTTGACCGTAAATCGAAGGCGGAAAAGTAAGGACACCGGTTGGCAAGAAGATCCATCGTCAAGACCTTTGCAGCGTAACTGTGTTATGGTAGGTCATGATGAGTCATCCGCCTGCATTTTTGGCAATTCGCAGAGTGAAAAAGCTGAGAATGGTGCACTTGATAGTGGGAATTGTAACATGCTTGGCAAACTTCAAACACAGCCTGTGGCAAATGAGGAGTCGGTTGAGGACAAGTTGGCTCGGAACTCAAGCCACGGGAACTGA